The proteins below are encoded in one region of Persephonella sp.:
- a CDS encoding putative metalloprotease CJM1_0395 family protein, whose amino-acid sequence MIGKISEVSTYHQVSNYKNDLKKQQIIQKLRMIEQKVKAHEMAHKTAGGELTGPVHYKYQKGPDGRLYIVGGEVPIKIKVGKTPEETIEIARKIKRAALAPADPSPQDRAVAARTAILEMKARMELSKQQSENQPKISIYV is encoded by the coding sequence GATTGGAAAAATATCAGAAGTATCAACTTACCATCAGGTCAGTAACTATAAAAATGATTTAAAAAAACAGCAGATCATACAAAAATTAAGAATGATAGAGCAAAAAGTTAAAGCCCACGAGATGGCACACAAAACGGCAGGGGGAGAACTTACAGGACCTGTTCATTACAAATACCAGAAAGGTCCAGACGGCAGATTATACATAGTCGGAGGAGAAGTTCCTATAAAAATAAAGGTAGGGAAAACACCTGAAGAAACGATTGAGATAGCCAGAAAGATAAAAAGGGCAGCCCTTGCCCCAGCAGATCCTTCCCCGCAGGATAGGGCTGTTGCAGCAAGAACTGCTATCCTGGAAATGAAAGCAAGGATGGAGCTGTCAAAACAGCAGTCGGAAAACCAGCCAAAAATAAGCATTTATGTTTGA